A stretch of the Marinobacter sp. JH2 genome encodes the following:
- a CDS encoding putative selenate ABC transporter substrate-binding protein yields MAMKQFRKWLATGLISMSVFSAAQAETFIFTAIPDEDETKLVERFQGVADYLEEQLNVDVRYIPVKSYAAAVSAFRNNQVQLAWFGGLSGVQARRLVDGSEAIAQGVEDEAFETYFIANTETGIEPSDSLESLKEQLQGKTFTFGSKGSTSGRLMPEFYIRDTFDEAPDSVFSRVGFSGNHTRTLRLVEAGTYEVGALNFQVWEKELANGNIDTDAVQVIWKTPAYPDYQWTIRGDVNETFGEGFKDRVTKALLELDDPALLESFPRSGFIPASNDDYEPIRKTAVNIGILD; encoded by the coding sequence ATGGCGATGAAACAATTTCGCAAGTGGTTAGCCACTGGCCTAATCTCAATGTCTGTGTTTTCAGCAGCTCAAGCAGAAACGTTTATTTTCACCGCAATTCCGGACGAAGACGAAACCAAACTGGTTGAACGTTTTCAGGGCGTAGCGGATTATCTCGAAGAACAACTGAATGTAGATGTCCGTTATATTCCGGTGAAATCCTATGCCGCTGCAGTATCGGCATTCCGCAACAATCAAGTTCAGCTGGCATGGTTTGGCGGCCTGTCGGGTGTTCAGGCGCGTCGATTGGTTGATGGCTCCGAAGCCATTGCCCAAGGTGTTGAAGACGAGGCGTTCGAGACGTACTTCATCGCCAATACCGAAACTGGTATCGAGCCTTCCGATTCTCTTGAAAGCCTTAAAGAGCAGCTTCAGGGTAAGACCTTCACGTTTGGTTCCAAAGGTTCTACGTCCGGGCGTTTGATGCCAGAGTTCTACATTCGCGACACATTTGATGAAGCGCCAGACTCCGTGTTTTCCCGCGTTGGCTTTAGCGGCAACCACACCCGTACTCTTCGGTTAGTTGAAGCCGGAACCTATGAAGTCGGTGCGCTAAACTTCCAAGTCTGGGAAAAAGAATTAGCCAACGGCAACATCGATACCGACGCTGTTCAGGTGATTTGGAAAACACCTGCCTACCCAGACTACCAGTGGACTATCCGAGGCGATGTTAACGAAACCTTCGGAGAAGGCTTCAAGGACCGCGTGACGAAAGCCCTACTGGAACTGGATGACCCTGCTCTACTGGAAAGCTTCCCTCGGTCCGGGTTTATCCCCGCCTCTAACGACGATTACGAACCCATTCGTAAAACCGCAGTTAACATTGGAATCCTAGATTAA
- a CDS encoding ATP-binding cassette domain-containing protein — MSGFDFHGLTASFEGQRVIGPLSFHVKEGEHIALVGKSGAGKSTLIKVIYERLQQEASLIPQGLGLVNALPVFHNVFISQLDQHPTWYNTLTLLRPFSKDKNAVKGLLDELSISEKLWIPAATLSGGQRQRVAIARALYRKAPILLADEPISALDGPMAHTAMQLLTGRFLTSIVALHDVEMALAYCNRIIGIQDGQIALDEPAANLVASDIASIY; from the coding sequence ATGTCAGGGTTTGATTTTCATGGCCTCACAGCCAGTTTTGAGGGACAGCGGGTTATCGGCCCGCTGTCTTTTCATGTCAAAGAAGGAGAGCACATCGCGCTGGTCGGCAAAAGTGGTGCAGGTAAATCAACGCTGATTAAAGTAATTTACGAACGCCTGCAGCAAGAAGCGTCGCTGATTCCGCAAGGTTTGGGGCTGGTAAATGCCTTGCCGGTGTTTCACAACGTGTTTATCAGCCAACTCGACCAACACCCAACTTGGTACAATACGCTGACATTGCTTCGCCCCTTTTCGAAAGACAAAAACGCCGTCAAAGGCCTGTTGGACGAACTTTCGATTTCAGAAAAGCTTTGGATACCGGCTGCAACATTGTCTGGCGGCCAACGTCAACGTGTAGCAATTGCTCGTGCACTCTACCGCAAAGCACCCATACTATTAGCTGACGAACCCATTTCCGCTCTGGATGGCCCTATGGCTCATACTGCCATGCAATTACTGACCGGCCGCTTTCTTACCAGCATTGTTGCACTTCACGATGTGGAAATGGCCCTGGCCTATTGCAACCGGATTATCGGCATTCAAGATGGCCAAATCGCGTTGGATGAACCCGCAGCCAATCTGGTAGCGTCTGACATCGCTTCGATTTACTGA
- a CDS encoding ABC transporter permease, with translation MFAYPTVRTSFIFLAIAIAGLLVADIAITTANPWQDLGRLFWGVVTPNFFSTEGLLTALLRTVAFAFVGVALGSVFGFALALVYRFLPVRMFCAFIRSIHELFWALIFLQFFGFHPLTGVLAIAIPYAGIFAKVYSEIFEESDPEPGRLLPPGTRSVSAFLYTKIPDCWVQLRTYTAYRLECGMRSSAILGFVGLPTLGFYLESSFSQGLYSDAGAMLVLFYILIATMPLWVRPKLLPAYVLAAPFFLGDGMPIIWGNVKRFFTEDIVPAPIRNGEGLVGLSEWLGDVWINEALPGIWNTVVLTQIALVATGILSLLAFPLISRHFGGPVRRTSGHVLLVIARSTPEYILAYILLQLWGPSMLPAVVALALHNGGIIGHLIGRQTNTIELRPDAPTGLSRYSWELVPRVYRSFLAFLFYRWEIIMRETAILGILGIYTLGFYVDSAIQNIRFDRAMVLILITALLNIGVDALGRYIRRKLALKTMPTC, from the coding sequence ATGTTCGCCTACCCTACCGTCCGTACCAGCTTCATCTTCTTGGCAATAGCCATAGCAGGATTGTTGGTGGCCGATATTGCCATTACCACCGCAAACCCTTGGCAAGATCTGGGCAGATTGTTCTGGGGCGTCGTAACACCCAACTTTTTCAGCACGGAAGGTTTACTAACAGCCCTTCTTCGCACTGTCGCGTTTGCGTTCGTCGGGGTGGCCCTTGGCAGTGTTTTCGGCTTCGCCCTCGCGCTGGTGTATCGGTTTTTACCTGTTCGCATGTTCTGCGCGTTCATTCGTTCTATTCACGAGCTGTTCTGGGCACTGATTTTTTTGCAATTTTTCGGTTTTCATCCCCTCACCGGTGTGTTGGCGATTGCTATTCCATACGCGGGCATCTTCGCCAAGGTGTACTCGGAAATCTTCGAAGAATCCGACCCGGAACCGGGCCGGCTTCTGCCACCCGGCACCCGGTCGGTTTCTGCATTCCTCTACACTAAGATTCCGGACTGTTGGGTGCAGCTGAGAACCTACACAGCGTATCGCCTTGAATGCGGCATGCGGTCTTCCGCCATTCTCGGATTTGTTGGCCTACCCACGCTGGGTTTCTATCTGGAGTCGTCCTTTTCGCAGGGTTTGTATTCCGATGCCGGCGCCATGCTGGTGCTGTTTTATATTCTGATCGCCACCATGCCGCTATGGGTTCGCCCCAAACTACTCCCGGCTTATGTACTGGCTGCGCCCTTTTTCCTTGGAGATGGCATGCCCATCATTTGGGGCAACGTAAAGCGATTTTTTACTGAAGACATTGTTCCGGCTCCCATTCGCAACGGCGAAGGCTTAGTCGGACTTTCGGAATGGTTGGGCGATGTTTGGATAAACGAGGCTCTACCCGGAATCTGGAACACCGTCGTGCTTACCCAGATTGCTTTGGTCGCGACCGGCATTTTGTCATTGCTAGCTTTCCCATTGATATCAAGACATTTCGGCGGCCCCGTCCGACGCACCTCTGGCCATGTCTTATTGGTCATCGCTCGTTCCACCCCCGAATACATTCTCGCGTATATCCTTCTTCAGCTTTGGGGGCCTTCCATGCTCCCTGCAGTGGTCGCACTCGCTCTACACAACGGCGGCATTATCGGGCACCTCATTGGCCGGCAGACGAACACCATTGAACTTCGCCCCGATGCACCCACCGGCTTGTCTCGCTATAGCTGGGAACTGGTCCCCCGCGTATATCGCTCCTTTTTGGCGTTCCTGTTCTACCGCTGGGAAATCATCATGCGGGAAACTGCCATTCTGGGTATTTTGGGTATCTACACACTGGGTTTCTATGTCGATAGCGCGATTCAAAACATTCGCTTTGACCGGGCAATGGTGCTGATCCTCATTACCGCACTACTCAACATTGGCGTAGACGCTCTTGGTCGTTACATTCGCCGAAAACTTGCTCTTAAAACCATGCCGACCTGCTGA